In Fundulus heteroclitus isolate FHET01 chromosome 17, MU-UCD_Fhet_4.1, whole genome shotgun sequence, the following are encoded in one genomic region:
- the itih2 gene encoding inter-alpha-trypsin inhibitor heavy chain H2, with translation MRRSLLLLLGLLVLHHSCSFEFVIDGEWEDEEPGVHDHLQRHKRATLTSEEEEDFQAIRGDDIKVKSYRVESRITSRFAHTTIRSSVVNSNARAQSIGFSVQIPKRAFISNFTMNVNGITFVGSVKEKTVARRLYAQATARNKAAAIIRANSQDLETFNTEVHVPPGSNIEFELHYQEMMERRLGSYEHLLYLQPGRLVPQFQVDVYIYEPKGISKVEAHTSLGERFEELIQLTVTKDKAHAVFKPNLQQQRKCENCTDSAIDGVFSVAYDVTRDSNAGELQVSDLYFVHFFAPENLSPLPKNIVFVIDVSGSMWGVKMKQTVEAMTAILDDLKDEDRFSIIDFNHNVRCWREDLVPAHSLQVADAKRYIQNIKPNGGTNINEALLRAAQMLVRASTQGFVDSSSVSMIILVSDGDPTVGEIKLSKIQKNVKRVMTEEISLFSLGIGFDVDYDFLERIAMENRGTAQRIYANQDAAKQIREFYSQVSSPLLKRVSIKFPEDSVTEVTQSNFDKFFSGSELVVAGKVQLTESDTLTSITSASAAGLDLSLQTDADLTELDLELAKQQHSFTGFARQMWAYLTIKQLIRERSLVTTVGKKRRITKQITELALQHSFVTPLTALLVESEDATERLLFDSSRDPRQGCCAGGQAPSGPVPAVNVVYALPPPWVQGPTPTPASQAKPVVEKMTLPSTVTVVDSDPHFIVHLPRSNMDVCFNIDSKPGHILNLVSDAGTGVVVNGQLISSKQPHKDKLSTYFGIVSVYYQPEGVGVTVSTDRIAVTDGRNNHSFTWGATAEIAQDGVTVSIVKNSHATVTINNSIRVMVLLHRVWRKHPVNVDFLGIYIPNDNRYSPLVHGLIGQFSREPQVNVYDVHEGPDPLKKEATMEVKGQVLLVTRGWQKDYRRDTKRGNSVSCWFVHNSAKGFIDGHYTDYIVPHLSSFLQTA, from the exons ATGAGGCGTTCGCTGTTGCTTCTTCTGGGGCTGCTGGTCCTCCATCACAGCTGCAGCTTTGAGTTTGTGATAGACGGAGAGTGGGAGGATGAAGAG CCAGGAGTTCACGATCATCTGCAGAGACACAAG AGAGCAACGCTGAccagcgaggaggaggaggacttcCAG GCCATCCGCGGAGATGACATCAAAGTGAAGAGCTACAGGGTGGAGAGCCGCATCACTTCCCGCTTCGCCCACACCACCATCAGAAGCTCGGTGGTCAACTCCAACGCCAGAGCTCAGAGCATCGGCTTCAGCGTGCAGATTCCCAAACGGGCCTTCATCTCTAACTTCACCAT GAATGTGAACGGCATCACGTTTGTGGGCTCCGTGAAGGAGAAGACGGTGGCCAGGAGGCTGTATGCGCAGGCCACAGCCAGAAACAAGGCGGCGGCCATCATCAG GGCTAACTCCCAGGACCTGGAGACCTTCAACACGGAGGTCCACGTTCCTCCTGGCAGTAACATCGAGTTTGAGCTCCACTACCAGGAGATGATGGAAAGACGGCTTGGCTCATATGAACACCTGCTGTACCTGCAGCCTGGGCGGCTGGTCCCACAGTTCCAG GTGGATGTGTACATCTACGAGCCGAAGGGCATCTCAAAGGTAGAAGCACACACCTCGCTTGGAGAGCGGTTTGAGGAGCTGATTCAGCTCACAGTCACCAAAGATAAG GCTCATGCTGTGTTCAAGCCAAACttgcagcagcagagaaaatGTGAGAACTGCACTGACAGCGCCATCGACGGCGTCTTCTCTGTGGCCTACGATGTGACCAGAGACAGCAACGCTGGGGAACTGcag gtttcaGACCTTtactttgttcatttcttcgcccctgaaaacctctctcctcttcctaaaaacattgttttcgtCATCGACGTCAGTGGCTCCATGTGGGGGGTCAAGATGAAGCAA ACGGTGGAAGCCATGACGGCTATTCTGGACGACCTAAAAGACGAAGATCGCTTCAGTATCATCGACTTCAACCACAACGTGCGCTGCTGGAGAGAGGACCTGGTCCCCGCTCATTCCCTGCAGGTCGCAGACGCCAAGAGATACATCCAGAACATCAAGCCCAATGGAG GCACGAACATCAACGAGGCGCTTCTCAGAGCAGCTCAGATGCTAGTGAGGGCGTCCACTCAGGGCTTCGTTgactcctcctccgtctccatGATCATCCTGGTGTCCGACGGAGACCCCACTGTGG GAGAGATCAAGCTCAGCAAGATCCAGAAGAACGTGAAGCGAGTGATGACGGAGGAGATCTCTCTCTTCTCGCTGGGCATCGGCTTCGACGTGGACTACGACTTCCTGGAACGCATCGCCATGGAGAACAGGGGCACGGCCCAGAGGATCTACGCCAACCAGGACGCCGCCAAGCAGATCCGG GAATTCTACAGCCAGGTGTCCTCTCCCCTGCTGAAGAGAGTCAGCATTAAATTCCCAGAGGACTCTGTGACCGAGGTCACCCAGAGCAACTTTGACAAGTTCTTCAGCGGCTCGGAGCTGGTGGTGGCCGGGAAGGTGCAGCTGACGGAGAGCGACACGCTGACCAGCATCACCTCGGCATcagct GCCGGCCTGGACCTCAGCTTGCAGACGGACGCGGACCTTACGGAGCTGGACCTGGAGCTGGCCAAGCAGCAGCACTCGTTCACCGGCTTTGCCAGACAGATGTGGGCTTACCTGACCATTAAACAGCTGATCAGGGAAAG GTCTTTGGTTACAACAGTtggaaaaaagagaagaattACCAAACAAATCACAGAGCTGGCGTTGCAGCACAGCTTCGTGACGCCGCTCACCGCTCTGCTGGTGGAGAGCGAGGACGCCACCGAGAGGCTGCTGTTCGATTCGTCCAGGGACCCCAGGCAAGGCTGCTGCGCAG GGGGACAGGCGCCGTCTGGGCCTGTTCCTGCTGTTAATGTGGTCTATGCCCTTCCACCCCCCTGGGTCCAGGGCCCCACGCCGACCCCTGCAAGTCAGGCTAAGCCGGTTGTAGAGAAGATGACTCTGCCTTCAACAGTTACCGTTG TGGACAGCGACCCTCACTTCATCGTCCACCTGCCCAGAAGCAACATGGACGTCTGCTTCAACATCGACTCCAAACCGGGTCACATCCTCAACCTGGTGTCCGACGCTGGAACAG GTGTCGTGGTGAACGGTCAGCTGATCAGCTCCAAGCAGCCTCACAAGGACAAACTCAGCACCTACTTTGGCATCGTCTCCGTCTACTACCAACCCGAAGGAGTCGGCGTGACGGTCAGCACCGACCGCATCGCCGTGACTGACGGCAGGAACAACCACTCCTTCACCTGGGGGGCCACGGCTGAGATAGCACAGGACGG TGTGACCGTCTCCATCGTGAAGAACTCCCACGCCACCGTCACCATAAACAACAGCATCCGGGTGATGGTGCTGCTCCACCGCGTGTGGAGGAAGCATCCCGTCAACGTGGACTTCCTGGGGATCTACATCCCCAACGACAACCGGTATTCACCGCTGGTCCACGGGCTCATAG